The following are encoded in a window of Bacillota bacterium genomic DNA:
- a CDS encoding YlmC/YmxH family sporulation protein, with translation MRISNLWMLDVINVADGRRLGNIVDLDIDMDTGQINALVLSGATSGFSWFGRREDIVVPWSHVVKIGVDVILVDMVRLARQDRDYP, from the coding sequence GTGCGAATCTCTAACCTGTGGATGCTTGATGTCATTAATGTGGCCGATGGCAGGCGCTTGGGAAACATCGTTGATTTGGATATAGATATGGACACGGGACAGATTAATGCCTTGGTGCTATCGGGGGCCACCTCTGGATTTTCTTGGTTTGGCCGACGAGAAGACATCGTCGTTCCCTGGAGCCATGTTGTCAAGATTGGTGTCGACGTGATCCTAGTGGATATGGTGCGACTAGCCAGACAAGATCGAGATTACCCATAA
- the pgeF gene encoding peptidoglycan editing factor PgeF — MNLGLHVGDDPQAVIANRERWVDIFHTDLDHTVAGEQVHGSEVAVVGRGEWGRGARRLEDALPDCDGLVTADPGTALISFYADCVPIFLYDPVHGAVGLAHAGWKGTIAGIAQEAVAVMAQAFSSRPQDILAAIGPSIGPCCYEVSEDLGAEFARTFGATVIKGTGKGRPHLDLWKANQENLLRAGVATANIATAGLCTACHPQLWFSYRHAKGPTGRMGALIVAPGRSCHE; from the coding sequence TTGAATCTCGGGCTGCATGTAGGTGATGATCCCCAGGCAGTAATTGCGAATCGAGAGCGGTGGGTGGATATTTTCCACACCGATCTTGACCATACCGTTGCCGGCGAACAGGTTCATGGCAGCGAAGTTGCCGTTGTCGGCCGTGGGGAGTGGGGCAGAGGGGCCCGTCGGCTGGAGGATGCGCTACCCGATTGTGATGGATTGGTAACGGCCGATCCCGGGACGGCCCTCATTAGTTTCTATGCCGATTGTGTTCCGATCTTTTTGTACGATCCCGTCCACGGCGCCGTTGGCTTAGCCCACGCCGGTTGGAAGGGGACCATCGCCGGTATCGCCCAAGAGGCCGTTGCCGTCATGGCCCAGGCCTTTTCCAGTCGTCCCCAGGACATATTGGCCGCCATCGGCCCCTCCATCGGTCCCTGCTGCTATGAGGTGAGCGAGGACCTGGGTGCTGAGTTTGCGAGGACCTTTGGTGCCACGGTGATCAAGGGGACGGGCAAGGGTCGGCCCCATTTGGACCTGTGGAAGGCGAATCAAGAAAACCTGCTGCGAGCAGGAGTTGCTACTGCCAATATTGCTACTGCAGGGCTTTGCACCGCCTGTCATCCTCAGCTTTGGTTTTCATACCGTCATGCCAAGGGACCCACCGGGAGAATGGGAGCGCTGATTGTTGCTCCAGGGAGGAGTTGCCATGAGTAG